In Oncorhynchus keta strain PuntledgeMale-10-30-2019 chromosome 19, Oket_V2, whole genome shotgun sequence, a single genomic region encodes these proteins:
- the LOC127909619 gene encoding CD164 sialomucin-like 2 protein yields the protein MRRLELKALCVALLVFAVVSATSCQSDSSDCAQAESCDLCVGDSTLNLTGCVWRVCVNGNDTGCVSDQDDYQNCNVTSDPDMCTVIEIEAEGKGDSDGSPAEPSEFSQASFDLSSFIGGIILVLCVQAGGFFTMRFLKKDATYDPIEQPA from the exons ATGCGACGGTTAGAGCTAAAGGCCCTCTGTGTAGCATTGCTGGTCTTTGCAGTGGTGAGCGCCACTTCCTGTCAGTCGGACTCTTCAG ACTGCGCCCAGGCTGAGTCATGTGACCTGTGCGTTGGAGACTCCACCCTCAACCTGACTGGCTGTGTCTGGAGGGTCTGCGTGAATG GCAATGATACTGGGTGTGTGTCCGATCAGGATGATTATCAGAACTGTAATGTGACAAGTGACCCAGACATGTGTACAG TCATAGAGATCGAGGCAGAAGGTAAAGGGGACTCAG ATGGGTCTCCTGCAGAGCCGTCAGAGTTCTCTCAGGCCAGCTTTGACCTGTCCAGTTTCATTGGAGGCATCATCCTGGTGTTGTGTGTCCAGGCCGGGGGCTTCTTCACCATGCGCTTCCTCAAGAAAGATGCCACCTACGACCCTAT AGAGCAGCCagcctag